The Vibrio syngnathi DNA window GAGCTTCACCACGTTATCAAGGGTTAGACGCAGGGTTTTCTTCCAACCACGGGCAGCGCGACGAGTTTGCGCACTGAGTTCTTCCATTTGTCTCAGCAGTTGGCGAGCCTCTTCAATAAACAGCTCCCCAGCAGGCGTTAGCTCTACTTTTCTTGGTAAGCGCCTGAAAAGTAAAACATCAAGCTCTTGCTCTACCTGTCTAACCCCATAGCTGATTGCCGATGGTACTTTGTGCAATTGTTCTGCAGCCGCAGTAAAGCTGCCCAAGCGAGCAACGGTATCAAGCATTTCTAACGAGGATTTAGAGAACATAAGCCTTCAAATTTTTTGATTGATAACTACATATTTTAGCGTTTTATTTTATCAGCTCTGAAAAATAGAATGTCAGCATAAATAAACAGGGACTTTCATTCCTGATTATCTAACAATTTTTTTGATGATAAAAACATCACTACCTTTAGCTTAATGGCATCTTATGAATATTTCTAAATTTCAATTGGTCTACCTTGCAGTTCTTTCCATGCTTGGCTTTATTGCGACCGATATGTACCTTCCTGCATTTAAGGCAATGGAAGTCGATTTTGCAACCGGCCCAGAGCAGATCGCCTTGTCTCTCACCGTATTCCTTGGTGGTATGGCAATGGGTCAGCTTCTTTGGGGTCTGGCGAGTGACAAGTATGGTCACCGTAATACGCTAGCGGTTGGTCTTGTTATCTTTACTGCAGCTTCATTCGGCTTAGCATTCAGTACCGAGGTATGGCACCTACTAACGCTGCGCTTCATTCAAGCGATCGGTGTGTGTGCGCCTGCGGTAATTTGGCAAGCAATGGTTATTAAGCGTTACTCTCAAAGCAGCAGCCAGCAAATTTTTGCGACTATCATGCCTCTAGTTGCGCTATCTCCAGCATTAGCACCTCAACTGGGTGTGTTGCTAGCAGACAGCTTTGGTTGGCACAGTATCTTTATCACATTGACGCTAATGGGCGCATTGTTGATCGCAACGACAATGGCTCAACCAAAAGAAGCACCGGAAGTAAAACAAACATCGATCAAAACTGACATTAAAACTCTACTTAAGTCTAAGCCATACATGGGCAATGTGTTGATGTTTGCATCGGCGTCAGCAGCGTTCTTCGCTTACTTAACGGGTATGCCAGAGATCATGGCTCAACTAGGTTATGAAGCAAAAGACATTGGCCTGAGCTTCATTCCACAGACAATCGCCTTTATGGCTGGTGGTTACTTCGGTAAGCAAGCGGTGAAGAAGTATGGCGATGGTGTGGTACTAAGAAATCTTATTGGTTTATTTAGTGTTGCCGCATTA harbors:
- the punC gene encoding purine nucleoside transporter PunC codes for the protein MNISKFQLVYLAVLSMLGFIATDMYLPAFKAMEVDFATGPEQIALSLTVFLGGMAMGQLLWGLASDKYGHRNTLAVGLVIFTAASFGLAFSTEVWHLLTLRFIQAIGVCAPAVIWQAMVIKRYSQSSSQQIFATIMPLVALSPALAPQLGVLLADSFGWHSIFITLTLMGALLIATTMAQPKEAPEVKQTSIKTDIKTLLKSKPYMGNVLMFASASAAFFAYLTGMPEIMAQLGYEAKDIGLSFIPQTIAFMAGGYFGKQAVKKYGDGVVLRNLIGLFSVAALLIFIASQWELTSIWPLLAPFCLIAVANGALYPIVVNRALSSAKQSPATAAGLQNSLQISISGLASALVAAMASQALSATGIAVMICLGALWVGYIVSNKELSDHFVAPDNSRVVTEDTQD